One window of Chloroflexus aggregans DSM 9485 genomic DNA carries:
- a CDS encoding tetratricopeptide repeat protein yields the protein MRWPWRRTPTEGESEQHSERTTAQRHLRRWRRRLLIVIIIGIVISLFVLFRPVDPRFVIVVAPFSDQDGRTGQQIAGALARQLRINGNNLVQVIESRTRPTNSAEALTLAQQTNADILVWGSVEAGGILDSPSLRPELIYLPHNIDVSQSWYTFAIRFAIPYHFVLSTAPMNGQTTLVPYLLALAAYHHGEADLAVERLQQLLEINPQVSPLLPHILRGNLLWARGWYSAATTEYRATLSVANGDQALLTNNLGAILFDAQDPEALRLFAEAIDLLDGRDLGQLRVNLALWALREQRAGDAVSDLEQARNLLPPHPELELLLASAYRENGQLDKAADSLARVETAKTAILARTPLAVRTAVELRLNSLLTEERALIGIERKLPLAGPLSWALEAADPLPPAADLRQTRDQLRTATEYCTRSISLWRQRAASEAAIFPGTGLMATGQAERSEELAYRQSRTLALIETALQAVDGQTNTRPNQWFIALFGTTRVDNPTIEKLRQLRDKQPDDVLTLLALGFALRIDGQLDAANESYQQVIEQAPQLPDGYVGLGKVALARNDRERAVTAFRSALERNNRFFPAHVALARLAEADGDWPAAIEHWRALVAWQESPYTAVNLARALRRSGVSGFAEAERILVPLATTSAEAAIELARLYNDAGYPKEAAAVYLDALTLDPRSTVAAFELGETYIRLGELTEAERRLRDAITFDERNLDARLRLAELYEGPLNQPNRAIDQYRIALGQGVNDLNQLIAIGQAALNVNTATVAIQALERALQLNPDSVTTYQLLARAYLIGNRLEAAAQEALQTLQRTANRNDPEAVNARVNALLTLADIARRRNDSAAAEDYYRQVLAVDPQSIAAHIGLGELAGEQGQWGIALGYFETAVALPGGDTNATAQFWLGESLLRSGQLARARTAYQRALELQPIYPEALLGLAQTQHALGQADAALQTVEQALHQRSNYAEAHLFRGKLLQEAGRFAEARAAYDAAIGTNDRIAESFYRRALLAIRDNDYDQAIRDLNRTVTLQPNFPEAYYWLGRAYYTQGRIENAQQAIERAITLNPDYSEAIFYSGLIAEDRANVAAARDAYQTLISREPTSEWGQRARAQLERLP from the coding sequence ATGCGATGGCCGTGGCGACGAACACCGACTGAAGGCGAGAGCGAGCAACATAGCGAGCGAACAACTGCGCAACGGCATCTTCGGCGCTGGCGTCGACGATTACTCATTGTCATCATCATCGGCATTGTCATCAGTCTCTTCGTACTATTTCGTCCGGTTGATCCGCGATTTGTCATTGTGGTCGCACCCTTTAGCGACCAAGACGGCCGTACCGGGCAACAGATTGCCGGCGCACTGGCGCGCCAATTGCGGATCAACGGTAACAACCTCGTACAGGTGATCGAAAGCCGTACCCGCCCGACAAATAGTGCTGAGGCACTGACGTTAGCGCAACAGACGAATGCTGACATCCTGGTGTGGGGATCGGTGGAAGCGGGTGGTATTCTTGACAGTCCTAGTCTGCGACCCGAACTTATCTATCTCCCCCACAATATTGACGTGAGCCAAAGCTGGTACACCTTTGCCATTCGTTTTGCAATACCGTACCATTTTGTGCTGAGTACCGCGCCAATGAACGGCCAAACGACGCTCGTCCCATACCTCCTCGCGCTTGCCGCCTATCACCACGGCGAAGCTGATTTGGCCGTCGAACGGTTGCAACAACTGCTCGAAATCAATCCACAGGTATCGCCACTGCTCCCCCACATCCTGCGTGGCAATCTCTTGTGGGCACGAGGCTGGTATTCCGCCGCTACAACCGAATACCGGGCAACTCTTTCCGTTGCAAATGGTGATCAGGCGTTATTAACCAACAACCTCGGTGCGATCTTGTTTGATGCCCAAGACCCTGAGGCACTCCGTCTGTTTGCCGAAGCCATTGATCTCCTCGATGGTCGCGATCTCGGTCAACTACGGGTAAACCTCGCTTTGTGGGCCTTACGTGAACAGCGCGCCGGTGATGCCGTATCCGATCTGGAGCAGGCCCGCAACCTGTTGCCACCTCACCCGGAGCTGGAACTGCTCCTCGCTAGCGCGTATCGCGAGAACGGTCAGCTCGATAAGGCAGCAGATAGCCTCGCTCGGGTTGAAACGGCGAAAACCGCGATCCTGGCGCGCACGCCGTTAGCAGTACGGACGGCCGTTGAGTTGCGCCTGAACAGCCTTCTGACCGAAGAGCGTGCTCTGATCGGGATCGAGCGGAAACTGCCACTGGCCGGCCCACTCTCCTGGGCACTCGAGGCTGCCGACCCCTTGCCACCCGCGGCCGATCTCCGACAGACACGCGATCAACTGCGCACGGCCACCGAATACTGTACCCGTTCGATCAGCTTGTGGCGCCAGCGCGCAGCGAGCGAAGCAGCGATCTTCCCCGGTACCGGCCTTATGGCAACCGGACAAGCCGAACGCAGTGAAGAATTGGCTTATCGTCAATCACGCACGCTCGCACTGATCGAAACCGCACTTCAAGCAGTTGATGGGCAAACGAATACCAGACCAAACCAGTGGTTCATCGCCCTATTCGGTACTACGCGCGTTGACAATCCGACCATTGAGAAATTACGGCAATTGCGTGACAAACAACCGGACGATGTGTTGACATTACTCGCCCTCGGCTTTGCCTTGCGGATTGATGGGCAACTCGATGCGGCAAACGAAAGCTATCAGCAGGTCATCGAACAGGCCCCACAATTACCCGATGGCTATGTAGGCCTCGGTAAGGTGGCACTCGCGCGTAACGATCGGGAACGTGCGGTAACCGCGTTTCGCTCCGCCCTCGAACGGAATAACCGTTTCTTTCCGGCGCATGTGGCTCTTGCGCGCCTTGCCGAAGCTGACGGTGATTGGCCGGCAGCTATTGAACACTGGCGCGCGCTCGTGGCATGGCAAGAGTCGCCGTACACGGCTGTGAATCTCGCCCGTGCTCTCCGGCGTAGTGGGGTCAGTGGCTTTGCTGAAGCAGAACGGATACTCGTACCGTTGGCAACAACCTCTGCCGAAGCCGCGATTGAGTTGGCCCGCTTGTACAACGATGCCGGCTACCCCAAAGAGGCGGCCGCCGTGTACCTTGATGCCCTCACCCTTGATCCGCGTTCAACGGTTGCGGCGTTTGAACTTGGGGAGACCTACATCCGGCTCGGTGAACTGACCGAAGCTGAGCGCAGATTACGCGATGCAATTACCTTTGACGAACGAAACCTCGATGCCCGCCTCCGGCTGGCCGAACTGTATGAAGGTCCGCTTAATCAGCCCAATCGGGCGATTGACCAGTACCGTATCGCGTTGGGACAGGGTGTTAACGATCTCAATCAACTGATTGCCATCGGTCAGGCGGCATTGAACGTCAACACCGCGACGGTCGCGATACAGGCACTTGAGCGTGCCCTGCAACTGAACCCCGACTCGGTGACGACCTATCAATTGTTGGCCCGCGCGTATCTGATCGGCAATCGTCTCGAAGCAGCAGCGCAAGAAGCCCTACAAACACTGCAACGGACGGCAAATCGGAATGATCCGGAAGCAGTCAATGCACGAGTCAATGCGTTACTCACCCTCGCCGACATTGCGCGCCGCCGTAACGATAGCGCTGCCGCCGAGGATTACTATCGGCAAGTGCTGGCGGTTGACCCGCAATCTATCGCTGCCCACATCGGTTTGGGTGAATTGGCCGGTGAGCAGGGACAATGGGGAATTGCGCTCGGCTATTTCGAGACCGCGGTAGCCTTACCGGGAGGCGACACGAATGCTACTGCCCAGTTCTGGCTTGGTGAGTCTCTCTTGCGGAGTGGTCAACTCGCCCGTGCCCGTACTGCTTACCAACGTGCCTTGGAACTACAACCGATCTACCCTGAAGCGTTGCTTGGACTAGCCCAAACGCAACATGCCCTTGGTCAAGCTGATGCAGCATTACAAACGGTTGAGCAAGCCCTGCACCAACGGAGCAATTACGCTGAAGCGCATCTCTTTCGCGGCAAGTTATTGCAAGAAGCCGGTCGTTTTGCCGAAGCACGTGCCGCTTACGATGCAGCCATCGGCACCAACGACCGCATTGCCGAGAGTTTCTACCGCCGCGCACTGTTGGCAATTCGTGACAACGATTACGATCAGGCGATCCGAGATCTCAACCGCACCGTGACGCTCCAGCCCAACTTTCCCGAAGCTTACTACTGGCTTGGCCGCGCTTATTACACACAAGGCCGCATTGAGAACGCTCAGCAGGCGATAGAACGGGCAATCACGCTCAACCCTGATTACAGTGAAGCTATCTTCTACAGTGGCTTGATCGCCGAAGATCGGGCCAACGTCGCTGCTGCCCGCGATGCGTATCAAACGCTCATTAGTCGTGAGCCAACTAGCGAATGGGGACAACGTGCGCGCGCCCAACTCGAACGTTTGCCATGA
- a CDS encoding FFLEELY motif protein: MNTLRQYRIALQIFQSNRLRRDYRDLSEVPAYEPLGEFFFNEMYGPRDFSRRDQEGRRLAHFIDLLPGVHLHDLEEILELLDLTYQLDDDLAQRMMAANVGTDFDETVYEHFYREADKYDDRLRQLNLVRSSLYNVFRLSRSSLIGMALRQTVFVARLVGISEVHTFLRRGYDALQRVTTIDHFAETIYRRELDRLNRLYQR, from the coding sequence ATGAACACGTTGCGCCAGTACCGTATTGCCCTACAAATCTTTCAATCGAACCGTCTCCGGCGAGATTACCGCGATCTGTCAGAAGTACCGGCATATGAGCCGCTCGGTGAGTTTTTCTTCAACGAAATGTACGGCCCGCGCGATTTTAGCCGGCGCGATCAAGAAGGTCGTCGGCTTGCCCATTTTATCGACCTCCTCCCCGGTGTGCATCTCCATGATCTGGAGGAGATTCTCGAATTGCTCGATCTGACCTATCAACTTGACGATGATCTAGCACAACGGATGATGGCAGCCAACGTAGGAACCGACTTCGATGAGACGGTGTACGAACACTTCTACCGCGAGGCCGATAAGTACGATGATCGTTTGCGTCAGCTCAACCTCGTGCGTAGTTCGTTGTACAATGTCTTTCGACTCTCGCGTTCGTCCCTGATCGGGATGGCGCTGCGACAGACAGTGTTCGTTGCCCGCCTCGTTGGCATTAGCGAGGTACATACCTTCTTACGGCGCGGTTACGACGCCTTACAACGTGTAACGACGATTGACCATTTTGCCGAGACGATCTATCGGCGTGAACTCGATCGCCTCAATCGCCTTTATCAACGATGA
- a CDS encoding formylglycine-generating enzyme family protein — protein MNHLTELMPVMVVIPARTFRMGTPARETSDLARHYGGTRESYHEETPQHEVSLPAFAIAQTPLSAALYSLAVADGAVPPPPSWHGPVPPPTPAALPVIDVTWHEARTFCAWLNQQPTIALRLIDSAGQPVSPPSHLHFRLPTEAEWEHAARGTDGRRFPWGNDFDPQLANTRESGRAAPNPPGTYPNGRSPYGIEDMAGNVWEWTASLDYPYPYHPDDGREDPTAPGRRILRGGCYANPAGYARCACRFRLPPTMRNPFLGMRLALSIPEYHV, from the coding sequence ATGAACCACCTTACCGAACTGATGCCGGTGATGGTTGTGATCCCGGCGCGAACCTTTCGGATGGGCACACCGGCACGCGAGACAAGTGATCTCGCCCGTCATTATGGCGGGACACGTGAAAGCTACCACGAGGAAACACCACAACACGAGGTTTCATTACCGGCGTTTGCCATCGCCCAAACGCCGCTTAGTGCAGCACTCTATAGTCTTGCCGTCGCCGATGGCGCCGTTCCACCACCACCGTCGTGGCACGGCCCGGTGCCACCACCGACACCGGCCGCGTTGCCGGTCATTGATGTTACGTGGCATGAGGCGCGCACCTTCTGTGCGTGGCTCAATCAGCAACCCACGATTGCACTACGCCTGATTGACAGCGCCGGCCAGCCTGTATCGCCACCATCCCACCTGCACTTCCGCCTCCCAACTGAAGCCGAATGGGAACACGCTGCGCGTGGCACCGATGGTCGACGCTTCCCGTGGGGTAACGATTTCGATCCGCAGCTCGCCAATACACGTGAAAGCGGGCGCGCTGCCCCGAACCCACCCGGTACATACCCCAACGGACGTAGCCCCTACGGAATTGAAGACATGGCCGGTAACGTGTGGGAATGGACAGCCTCACTCGATTATCCGTACCCGTACCACCCCGATGATGGTCGTGAAGACCCAACGGCACCGGGCCGACGGATTCTCCGTGGTGGTTGTTATGCCAACCCAGCCGGCTATGCACGGTGCGCTTGCCGCTTTCGCTTACCGCCAACGATGCGCAATCCCTTTTTAGGAATGCGGCTGGCGTTGAGCATTCCTGAATATCACGTATAA
- a CDS encoding YecA family protein yields the protein MARPGAGKLGRNDPCYCGSGRKYKDCHLRQEEEWRSQQLRLRNAQDDLIKRIMNLAINADAGDLQTAFDRYWNGRYRFEQLAELNTWEGYGADRFMTWFAFDYRQADGHTLVSRLAATMDERDLTPLERQLLPNWIDIRLKPYRVERLHPNAGADIRNLLTDEELILADSHASLRLELGEVIVGHLVPVDTPLGRNTPNYYLAGPAAHLTPDTAEPLRTFANIHLVALRRERPQAGWSDLVRERSEIFNHFVLMLPTDKPDPERIERFVAETRQRLLGEEAEQNVEER from the coding sequence ATGGCTCGACCTGGAGCAGGAAAACTTGGCCGAAATGACCCGTGCTACTGCGGTAGTGGCCGCAAGTATAAAGATTGCCATTTGCGGCAGGAAGAAGAGTGGCGCAGCCAGCAACTGCGTTTACGCAATGCTCAAGACGACCTCATCAAGCGGATTATGAACTTGGCGATAAACGCTGATGCCGGCGATTTGCAAACTGCATTTGATCGCTATTGGAACGGCCGCTACCGGTTTGAGCAATTGGCCGAATTGAATACCTGGGAAGGTTACGGCGCCGATCGCTTTATGACGTGGTTTGCCTTCGACTACCGGCAAGCAGATGGGCACACGCTCGTGTCACGGCTAGCCGCAACGATGGACGAGCGTGATCTAACGCCGCTGGAACGCCAGCTCTTGCCTAATTGGATCGATATACGGCTGAAGCCCTACCGGGTCGAGCGGCTCCATCCCAATGCCGGCGCCGATATTCGCAACCTACTCACCGATGAAGAGCTGATCTTGGCCGACAGTCATGCCTCACTACGCCTTGAACTCGGCGAAGTGATCGTCGGCCATCTGGTACCGGTTGATACGCCACTGGGTCGGAACACGCCGAACTACTACCTTGCCGGGCCGGCAGCTCACCTTACACCTGATACAGCCGAGCCACTACGCACCTTCGCCAACATCCATCTGGTAGCACTACGCCGTGAACGGCCACAGGCCGGTTGGTCTGATCTGGTACGTGAGCGGTCCGAAATCTTTAACCACTTCGTCCTGATGTTACCAACTGACAAACCCGACCCCGAACGGATCGAGCGTTTTGTTGCTGAAACCCGGCAGCGTCTCTTGGGCGAGGAAGCAGAGCAGAACGTCGAGGAACGATAG